GGCCAATCGTTGGGCATTTTCTTCAAAAAGCCGGGCATTGGAAAGGGCAATGGAAAGTTGATTGGCTACAATTTGTAAGGTGCGAATCTCTTCCGGGTCAAAATGATCAACCAGCGAATGTTGCACATCGAGCACGCCAATAAGGCGCTGGCCGAGAAAGAGAGGAATGGCTGCCTCGGAGCGAGTGTCGGGCAGCAGCACGTTGGGCAGGTGATGGGGGTCCTGGCTAACGTTGTTGACGATGACCGGTTCAAGCGCGCGGGCCGCGCGGGCCACCAGGCTTTGGGTGGCTTGCAGCGGAATGGCATGGCCCTGCCGTTTCATTTCCAGGCCGGCCTGGCCGGTGCCTTCGCGCATTACCAGCAATGCTTCATCCTCGCCAAAAGGATGGGCGGATTGGGGAAAGGTTTTGTTGAACAGGTAAACGTGGGCGTGGTAATAACCAAAAACTTTTTGCAAACGATGCACAATTTCAGAGAGCAGAATATCCGGGTCCAACAGGGTGGTGAGTTGCCGGCCAAACTCATAGGCCAGGGCCTCACGCTGTTCCACTTGCTTACGTTCCAGGGCATTGACCAGCATTTCGGCCACAACTTTGAGCAGGTTGATTTCTTCAGTTCCCCAGGCTTTTTCTGTTTTTAACGTATCAAACCCAAAAAATCCAACCAGGCTGCCGCGATGAAGCATAGGAATATTGATAATGGATTGAATGCCCAGGGCCTGAAGTTTTGCTTGCGCCAGGCGGGCCTCATCCGGCAAATCAGCCACACGGGGCACGTGAATAATCTCCAGGTTCTTGATCTTTTGGGCAAACCAGGGAAAGTCGGCAAGCGCCAAACCCTGCAATTTTTGTATTTGCGGCTCAATGCCCTCGGCGCACCATTCGTGGGTATTATCCATTGAGTGCCCGTCTTCGGCCAAGATGAAGATGTAACTGCGGTCAACCCCGGCCAGTTGGGCAATGGTTTGCAGAGCCTGGTTTATGCCGTTATCAATCTCATCTGGAGTCAAATTGATGAAGTCCGTGGATAGCGCCGTGATAAGTTTTTCAAACTCTACGCGGTATTGCAGGGCCTGCTCAGTTTGTTTGTACCGGGTCACGTCGCGGGCAATGGCATAAATTAACTCTTCGGCGGGAAAGGAAGTAGCGTTCCACAAAAGCCATTTGATTGAGCCGTTTTTGCAGATATAACGATTCTCAAAGTAGATAGTTTCGCCCCTTCCTGTGACCAGCTTTGCCGTTTCAGCCACAGTGGCCTGGTGGTCATCGGGATGGACAAATTCAATAAAGGGTTTGGCCTTTAATTCCTCAAGCGTAAAGCCGGTTGTTTGCGCCCAGGCGGGATTTAAATGCTTAAAATAACCATCAAAACCGGCCACACACAGCAGGTCGAGCGAGAGGGTAAAAAAGCGAGCTTGTTTGGTCAAATCAAAATTGGCGCTCATATCCTTTGTATTCATTCACCGGTTTGTTGCGATAGTTCCAGTAACTCCCGGGCAATATTCTGCATCTGACTGAGCGTGCTGGCATAAGCCAGGCCGCCCGGCACGGTAGCCTGAAGCAGATCAAGGGTTTGGGTTAAAGTGGTAGTTAGAGTTTCAATTTGCGCCAATTTCTTTTTCATTTTAAGTTGGGCTGCAACAGCGCGGGCCATATCTTTGGCATAAGCCAGGGTTTGTTGATGGGCCACATCGGGCCGGTTGTCAATAGAAACATCTTTTAACCGGGTAATAGGCGGCAGCACCATACGAAAAACACTGCCCTGACCTAACTTGCTGGTCACCGTCAGTTGGCCGTTGTGTTGTTCTACCCCCTGCCGGGCAATGGTTAGCCCCAAACCCAAACCGCCCACGTTGCGGG
This genomic window from Anaerolineae bacterium contains:
- a CDS encoding PAS domain S-box protein → MSANFDLTKQARFFTLSLDLLCVAGFDGYFKHLNPAWAQTTGFTLEELKAKPFIEFVHPDDHQATVAETAKLVTGRGETIYFENRYICKNGSIKWLLWNATSFPAEELIYAIARDVTRYKQTEQALQYRVEFEKLITALSTDFINLTPDEIDNGINQALQTIAQLAGVDRSYIFILAEDGHSMDNTHEWCAEGIEPQIQKLQGLALADFPWFAQKIKNLEIIHVPRVADLPDEARLAQAKLQALGIQSIINIPMLHRGSLVGFFGFDTLKTEKAWGTEEINLLKVVAEMLVNALERKQVEQREALAYEFGRQLTTLLDPDILLSEIVHRLQKVFGYYHAHVYLFNKTFPQSAHPFGEDEALLVMREGTGQAGLEMKRQGHAIPLQATQSLVARAARALEPVIVNNVSQDPHHLPNVLLPDTRSEAAIPLFLGQRLIGVLDVQHSLVDHFDPEEIRTLQIVANQLSIALSNARLFEENAQRLAIIENASNLIALISLEERLVIYINQAGAQLTGHNAPEEMIGQPLAHFYPPEALKRVEKEGLFVAAEQGIWRGESCLRRLNGDDPVPVDQTIFLICDEHDQPQTWATIMTDITERKRAEEALQKINEELEARVAARTAELSQTNADLVHEIAERKQIEAALIRQTQELARSNAELEQFAYVSSHDLQEPLRMVTSYVQLLARRYRGQLDNDADEFIAYAVDGASRMQQLINDLLAYSRVGTRGKDFAPTDCQATLEYTLRNLQPVIQECGATITRDALPTVMADSLQLAQLFQNLIGNALKFRSQEPPRIHISAEKNHHGAADEWLFSVADNGIGLEPEYAERIFIIFQRLHNREEYSGTGIGLAVCKKIVERHHGRIWVESQAGAGATFYFTLPAMKGQ